Proteins from a single region of Thermococcus alcaliphilus:
- a CDS encoding glycerophosphodiester phosphodiesterase family protein: MSHWETEKILVIGHRGGIGKYPENSLLAFVEAIKAGADGVELDVWLTKDGRVIVMHDESIDRTSNLRGKQKEMTLDELKKADLGMGQKIPTLEEVFEALPKDSLINVEIKDIEVVEKVLEIVDTFNAVERTMISSFNIDALRKTREVNRDIALGLLVEEESVVPLIPKLKDELSLYSVNVPIDGIPVIGFERFKQALVWVKSLGLRIALWPANERIYYENDNLAKLKGLFDIVITDDPEKMIEYLKKLGLR, from the coding sequence ATGTCCCACTGGGAAACCGAGAAAATATTGGTTATTGGGCATAGGGGAGGAATAGGTAAGTACCCAGAAAACAGCCTACTTGCGTTTGTTGAAGCAATAAAAGCTGGAGCTGATGGAGTAGAACTCGATGTTTGGTTAACCAAAGACGGCAGAGTTATAGTCATGCATGACGAGAGCATAGATAGAACATCAAATCTAAGGGGGAAGCAGAAGGAAATGACGTTAGATGAGCTCAAGAAGGCAGACCTTGGAATGGGACAAAAAATACCAACTCTTGAGGAAGTTTTTGAAGCTTTGCCAAAAGATTCACTGATTAACGTTGAGATAAAGGATATAGAAGTCGTGGAAAAAGTGCTTGAGATAGTGGATACGTTCAATGCCGTGGAGAGAACCATGATCTCCTCTTTCAACATAGATGCACTGAGGAAAACAAGGGAGGTAAACAGAGATATAGCCTTAGGGCTCCTTGTGGAAGAGGAGAGTGTAGTCCCTCTAATTCCAAAGCTTAAAGATGAGCTTTCCCTTTACTCGGTCAATGTTCCCATAGATGGCATACCCGTAATTGGCTTTGAGAGGTTTAAACAGGCATTAGTATGGGTTAAAAGCTTAGGTCTTAGGATAGCCCTATGGCCTGCAAATGAGAGAATATACTACGAAAACGACAATCTTGCAAAACTTAAGGGACTTTTTGATATCGTAATCACAGACGATCCTGAAAAGATGATAGAGTACCTCAAGAAACTTGGGCTGAGGTAG
- the glpK gene encoding glycerol kinase GlpK, translating to MEKFVLALDEGTTSARAIVFDRESNILGVGQYEFPQHYPKPGWVEHNPEEIWDAQLRAIKTALERAKIEPNQIAAIGVTNQRETTLVWDKEGKPLYNAIVWQCRRTAEMVEEIKREYGEIIKEKTGLVPDAYFSASKLKWLLDNVPSLREKAEKGEVKFGTVDTFLIYRLTGEHVTDYSNASRTMLFNIKKLKWDEELLELFDIPESVLPEVRESSEIYGYTKKELFGAEIPVSGDAGDQQAALFGQAAFEAGMVKATYGTGNFILVNTGKMLLYSDNLLTTVAWGLNGKVSYALEGSIFVTGAAVQWLRDGIRIINHASETEELATKLESNEGVYFVPAFVGLGAPYWDQFARGVIIGITRGTGREHLARATLEAIAYLTRDVIEEMEKLVQIKELRVDGGATSNNFLMQFQADILNKNVIRPVVKETTALGAAYLAGLAVDYWEDLEEIKELWKAEKVFEPKMDEETREKLYRGWKEAVKRALGWARIVETQ from the coding sequence ATGGAGAAGTTCGTTCTTGCGTTAGATGAAGGCACTACTTCGGCAAGGGCTATTGTTTTCGATAGAGAAAGCAACATTCTTGGCGTTGGCCAGTACGAGTTCCCCCAGCACTACCCGAAGCCGGGATGGGTCGAGCACAATCCGGAAGAGATATGGGATGCCCAGCTTAGGGCCATAAAGACCGCCTTGGAGAGGGCAAAAATCGAGCCAAACCAGATAGCGGCAATAGGTGTAACCAATCAGCGCGAAACAACGCTCGTTTGGGATAAAGAAGGAAAGCCTCTCTACAACGCGATAGTCTGGCAGTGCAGGAGAACCGCTGAAATGGTCGAGGAAATCAAGAGGGAGTACGGAGAGATAATAAAAGAAAAGACCGGTCTCGTGCCTGATGCATATTTCTCCGCTTCAAAGCTCAAGTGGCTCCTCGACAACGTTCCAAGTTTGAGAGAGAAAGCCGAGAAGGGTGAGGTTAAGTTCGGAACCGTTGATACTTTTCTCATCTACCGCCTCACAGGTGAGCATGTGACGGATTATTCCAACGCCTCAAGGACGATGCTTTTCAACATCAAAAAGCTCAAATGGGATGAGGAACTCCTTGAGCTCTTTGACATCCCGGAAAGCGTTCTCCCAGAGGTTAGAGAGTCAAGCGAAATTTACGGCTACACTAAAAAAGAACTCTTCGGTGCTGAGATTCCCGTAAGTGGAGATGCCGGAGATCAGCAAGCCGCTTTATTTGGTCAGGCTGCCTTTGAAGCCGGAATGGTCAAGGCAACATATGGAACGGGCAATTTCATACTTGTAAACACTGGAAAAATGCTACTCTACTCGGACAATCTACTCACAACTGTTGCTTGGGGTCTCAATGGAAAGGTGAGCTACGCTCTTGAGGGTAGCATCTTTGTGACGGGAGCAGCGGTACAGTGGCTTAGGGACGGGATAAGGATAATCAACCATGCTTCCGAGACAGAAGAGCTGGCAACGAAGCTTGAGAGCAACGAGGGGGTTTACTTTGTCCCGGCCTTTGTTGGTCTTGGAGCGCCTTATTGGGATCAGTTTGCAAGGGGTGTAATAATAGGCATAACTCGTGGTACCGGGAGAGAACACTTAGCGAGAGCTACTCTTGAAGCTATTGCTTATCTTACGAGAGACGTTATCGAGGAGATGGAAAAGCTTGTCCAGATTAAAGAGCTTCGTGTTGACGGAGGAGCTACATCCAACAACTTTCTCATGCAGTTCCAAGCAGATATTCTCAATAAAAATGTCATAAGGCCGGTAGTAAAGGAGACCACCGCACTAGGAGCAGCATACCTCGCCGGCTTGGCAGTTGATTATTGGGAAGACCTTGAGGAGATAAAGGAACTCTGGAAGGCTGAAAAAGTCTTTGAGCCAAAGATGGATGAAGAAACAAGGGAAAAACTCTACAGGGGCTGGAAAGAGGCAGTGAAGAGGGCACTTGGA